The Acidimicrobiales bacterium genome has a window encoding:
- a CDS encoding thiamine pyrophosphate-binding protein — MRVDEALATAVAAEGVTAVFGMMGDANARWMQRLGERGVEVVHVRHEGAGLAMADGWARMTGVPGVCTTTGGPGCAQLATTALAASRARTPLVAFCGDVPLGDDQNAQHLDQARFAAAIEAGFVRLTSAERAHAAIQRAFYRARIESRPIILSMPVEVKDQELDDDDEYVPSASIIDPSPIWPEPDAIERAAELVAASERPVLLVGRGAMRSGAGAAVRSLADRLGAVVATTLMAKNWLNDYPYHVGVCGLFSSRVAIECFAAADCVIAAGASLNIYTTESGYLFPAARFVQFDTRPHLVMGDGRAADCYVESDARPGLEALDAALARAGVRREGFHRPELTARLASALDDPASFDLPPGTLDPRDVVRTLDAELPAHVGMILGGGQQNHFGIMLCNKARDWLLPNLHFAAIGQGLTTAIGAVIAMGRRPGFLMEGDAGFLMHLAEFETAVRYRVPLLVVVMNDEGMAAEYHSMHAKGVDLRMTAIPTPDLGRVADAMGGRGSLCRTLDELRDALRRFVADPAPSLVDVRIARNVPSIPNRRRFYGLDA; from the coding sequence ATGAGGGTCGACGAAGCGCTCGCGACCGCGGTCGCGGCCGAGGGCGTCACGGCCGTGTTCGGGATGATGGGCGACGCGAACGCCCGCTGGATGCAACGCCTCGGCGAGCGCGGCGTCGAGGTCGTCCACGTCCGCCACGAGGGGGCGGGCCTCGCCATGGCCGACGGGTGGGCGCGCATGACCGGGGTGCCCGGCGTGTGCACGACCACGGGCGGCCCCGGCTGCGCCCAGCTCGCCACGACCGCCCTCGCCGCGAGCCGAGCCCGCACACCGCTCGTCGCGTTCTGCGGCGACGTGCCGCTCGGGGACGACCAGAATGCGCAGCACCTCGACCAGGCGCGCTTCGCCGCCGCGATCGAGGCCGGGTTCGTACGCCTCACGAGCGCCGAGCGCGCCCACGCGGCGATCCAGCGCGCCTTCTACCGGGCGAGGATCGAGTCGCGCCCGATCATCTTGAGCATGCCAGTCGAGGTGAAGGACCAGGAGCTCGACGACGACGACGAGTACGTGCCGTCGGCCTCGATCATCGACCCGTCACCCATCTGGCCAGAACCAGACGCCATCGAGCGAGCCGCCGAGCTCGTGGCCGCCAGCGAGCGGCCGGTGCTCCTCGTCGGACGCGGTGCGATGCGCTCGGGCGCGGGCGCGGCGGTGCGCTCGCTCGCCGATCGACTCGGCGCCGTGGTCGCGACGACGCTCATGGCGAAGAACTGGCTGAACGACTACCCCTACCACGTCGGCGTGTGCGGCCTCTTCTCGAGCCGGGTAGCCATCGAGTGCTTCGCGGCGGCCGACTGCGTCATCGCCGCGGGCGCGAGCCTCAACATCTACACGACCGAGTCCGGCTACCTCTTCCCCGCGGCGCGCTTCGTCCAGTTCGACACGAGGCCGCACCTCGTCATGGGCGACGGTCGGGCGGCGGACTGCTACGTCGAGTCCGACGCTCGCCCCGGCCTCGAGGCGCTCGACGCCGCACTCGCGCGCGCCGGGGTACGACGCGAGGGCTTCCACCGCCCCGAACTGACGGCACGCCTCGCCTCAGCACTCGACGACCCGGCCAGCTTCGATCTCCCGCCCGGCACGCTCGACCCGCGCGACGTGGTTCGGACGCTCGACGCCGAGCTGCCGGCGCACGTCGGGATGATCCTCGGGGGCGGCCAGCAGAACCATTTCGGCATCATGCTGTGCAACAAGGCGCGAGACTGGCTCCTGCCGAACCTCCACTTCGCGGCGATCGGCCAGGGCCTCACGACGGCCATCGGCGCCGTGATCGCGATGGGGCGACGCCCCGGTTTCCTGATGGAGGGCGATGCGGGGTTCCTCATGCACCTCGCCGAGTTCGAGACCGCCGTCCGCTACCGGGTGCCGCTCCTCGTGGTCGTGATGAACGACGAGGGCATGGCGGCCGAGTACCACTCGATGCACGCGAAGGGGGTGGACCTGCGAATGACCGCCATCCCGACGCCGGACCTCGGCCGCGTCGCGGACGCGATGGGCGGCCGAGGGTCCCTGTGCCGCACCCTCGACGAGCTGCGCGACGCGCTACGGCGCTTCGTCGCCGATCCGGCGCCGTCCCTCGTCGACGTGCGCATCGCCCGCAACGTCCCCAGCATCCCGAACCGGCGCCGCTTCTACGGTCTCGATGCCTAG
- the thiC gene encoding phosphomethylpyrimidine synthase ThiC → MHATRRKIYLEEPRFGVRVPFTEVVLSEPSGGRSSLLLYDTSGPGAEGGASLPALRRPWILGRGDVEAYEGRAASARDDGRARLRRAGVAGGRPAGAPRARPLRARPGRTVTQRHYARRGEITPEMAFAARREGVEPEVVREELAAGRAILPANVNHPESEPMVIGRRFLVKVNANIGNSAVTSSIDEEVAKLAFATRWGADTVMDLSTGPDIHTTREQILRHSPVPVGTVPIYQALEKVDGRPAELTWELYRDTLVEQAEQGVDYFTIHAGVLLRYVPLTASRVTGIVSRGGSIMAAWCLAHHEENFLYTHFEEICEILAAYDVAVSLGDGLRPGSIADANDAAQFAELETLGELTELAWRHDVQVMVEGPGHVPMHKIEENVEREATLCRGAPFYTLGPITTDVAPGYDHITSAIGGAMIGAAGAAMLCYVTPKEHLGLPDREDVKQGLIAYKIAAHAADLAKGHPGAQAWDDTLSAARFAFRWEDQFNLALDPETARALHDETLPAPAAKTAHFCSMCGPKFCSMRITQDVRELAARSGLTEADAIAAGMRQKSEEFIAQGASLYH, encoded by the coding sequence ATGCACGCGACGCGTCGCAAGATCTACCTCGAGGAGCCACGCTTCGGCGTCCGGGTGCCCTTCACCGAGGTCGTCCTGAGCGAGCCCTCGGGCGGCCGCTCCTCGCTCCTCCTCTACGACACGAGCGGTCCGGGTGCAGAGGGCGGGGCTAGTCTGCCGGCGCTCCGCCGGCCCTGGATCCTCGGTCGTGGCGACGTGGAGGCCTACGAGGGCCGCGCCGCCTCGGCGCGCGACGACGGGCGCGCGAGGCTCCGGCGAGCCGGCGTCGCCGGGGGGCGCCCCGCCGGCGCGCCCCGGGCGCGTCCGCTGCGGGCGCGTCCGGGGCGGACGGTGACGCAGCGGCACTACGCGCGCCGCGGGGAGATCACGCCCGAGATGGCCTTCGCCGCACGGCGCGAGGGCGTCGAGCCCGAGGTCGTCCGCGAGGAGCTCGCCGCCGGACGGGCGATCCTGCCGGCGAACGTCAACCACCCCGAGTCCGAGCCGATGGTCATCGGCCGGCGCTTCCTCGTCAAGGTGAACGCGAACATCGGCAACTCGGCGGTGACCTCCTCGATCGACGAGGAGGTGGCCAAGCTCGCGTTCGCGACGCGCTGGGGAGCCGACACGGTGATGGACCTGTCGACCGGCCCCGACATCCACACGACGCGCGAGCAGATCCTGCGCCACTCGCCGGTCCCGGTGGGGACCGTCCCGATCTACCAGGCGCTCGAGAAGGTGGACGGCCGGCCGGCGGAGCTCACCTGGGAGCTGTATCGCGACACGCTCGTCGAGCAGGCCGAGCAGGGGGTCGACTACTTCACGATCCACGCCGGCGTGCTCCTGCGCTACGTGCCGCTCACCGCGAGCCGCGTGACGGGCATCGTGAGCCGGGGCGGCTCGATCATGGCCGCCTGGTGCCTCGCGCACCACGAGGAGAACTTCCTCTACACCCACTTCGAGGAGATCTGCGAGATCCTCGCCGCCTACGACGTGGCCGTCTCCCTCGGCGACGGGCTGCGGCCGGGGTCGATCGCCGACGCGAACGACGCGGCGCAGTTCGCCGAGCTCGAGACGCTCGGGGAGCTGACCGAGCTGGCCTGGCGCCACGATGTCCAGGTCATGGTGGAGGGTCCCGGGCACGTCCCGATGCACAAGATCGAGGAGAACGTCGAGCGCGAGGCGACACTGTGCCGGGGCGCCCCCTTCTACACCCTCGGCCCGATCACGACGGACGTCGCGCCCGGCTACGACCACATCACGTCGGCGATCGGCGGGGCGATGATCGGCGCAGCAGGTGCGGCGATGCTCTGCTACGTCACGCCGAAAGAGCACCTCGGGCTGCCCGACCGCGAGGACGTGAAGCAGGGGCTCATCGCCTACAAGATCGCGGCGCACGCGGCCGACCTCGCCAAGGGGCACCCGGGCGCGCAGGCGTGGGACGACACCCTCTCCGCGGCGCGCTTCGCCTTCCGGTGGGAGGACCAGTTCAACCTGGCGCTCGACCCCGAGACCGCTCGCGCCCTCCACGACGAGACGCTGCCGGCGCCGGCGGCCAAGACCGCCCACTTCTGCTCGATGTGCGGGCCGAAGTTCTGCTCGATGCGCATCACCCAGGACGTGCGCGAGCTCGCGGCGCGCTCGGGGCTGACCGAGGCCGACGCGATCGCGGCGGGGATGCGCCAGAAGTCCGAGGAGTTCATCGCCCAGGGCGCCTCCCTCTACCACTGA
- a CDS encoding ABC transporter substrate-binding protein, which produces MSTGAVPTAQSSSRHLERRPRRRLGSAAVAGLAAALATALAGTPALAAPRRAAHGTAVAHKAKGKKKRLSQANITVTGNYTADMLPAWVAENAGFFKKNGLNAQIVNSSGGSASGAIAAFIGNHEDFLLTATPTEMAARQAGEPVIAVYNVRRGGPFWITISSSVARAKGIPSAGSTPAQARKQLAALRRTHLTVAVTSLAAPAYDYAVAVFRQNGVSYGPNGDVTFVPVGNASAQQAAVEHGTTDALVNDPPTAVLPGTVTINLGLLPPVASADTLYAVTTVSFLRAHRDSVQAFVNALTEAWAWAHEHPTLAERISDAYNKTIDITDPTALSKIFHGDYDFWVGPSMTLGGFTTAERIANMGIKGSTLSVTYGQLVDNVFVKNALRQLPAYLRNKLPASLRRALRGG; this is translated from the coding sequence ATGTCGACCGGAGCCGTCCCGACCGCACAGTCCAGTTCGCGCCACCTCGAGCGCCGACCGAGACGGAGGCTCGGTTCCGCCGCCGTCGCCGGCCTGGCCGCCGCACTGGCCACGGCCCTCGCCGGCACGCCGGCGCTCGCCGCGCCTCGGCGCGCGGCGCACGGCACGGCCGTCGCGCACAAGGCGAAGGGCAAGAAGAAGCGGCTCAGCCAGGCGAACATCACGGTCACGGGGAACTACACGGCCGACATGCTCCCGGCGTGGGTCGCCGAGAACGCCGGCTTCTTCAAGAAGAACGGCCTGAACGCCCAGATCGTCAACTCCTCGGGCGGCTCGGCGAGCGGCGCGATCGCCGCCTTCATCGGCAACCACGAGGACTTCCTGCTCACCGCGACGCCCACCGAGATGGCGGCGCGCCAGGCCGGCGAACCGGTCATCGCCGTCTACAACGTGCGCCGCGGCGGACCCTTCTGGATCACGATCAGCTCGAGCGTCGCGCGGGCGAAGGGCATCCCGTCGGCCGGCTCGACCCCCGCGCAGGCGAGGAAGCAGCTCGCCGCCCTGCGCCGCACCCACCTCACCGTCGCCGTGACGAGCCTCGCTGCACCCGCCTACGACTACGCGGTGGCCGTCTTCCGCCAGAACGGCGTGTCGTACGGACCGAACGGCGACGTGACCTTCGTCCCCGTCGGCAACGCCTCGGCCCAGCAGGCCGCCGTGGAGCACGGGACGACCGACGCGCTCGTCAACGATCCGCCGACCGCCGTCCTGCCCGGCACGGTGACCATCAACCTCGGGCTCCTCCCGCCGGTCGCGAGCGCCGACACTCTCTACGCGGTGACGACCGTCTCCTTCCTGCGGGCGCACCGCGACAGCGTCCAGGCGTTCGTGAACGCGCTCACCGAGGCCTGGGCCTGGGCCCACGAGCACCCAACCCTCGCCGAGCGGATCAGCGACGCCTACAACAAGACGATCGACATCACCGACCCGACGGCGCTCAGCAAGATCTTCCACGGCGACTACGACTTCTGGGTCGGCCCGTCGATGACGCTCGGCGGCTTCACGACGGCCGAGCGCATCGCCAACATGGGGATCAAGGGCAGCACCCTGTCGGTTACCTACGGCCAGCTCGTCGACAACGTCTTCGTCAAGAACGCGCTGCGGCAGCTGCCCGCGTACCTGCGCAACAAGCTGCCGGCATCGCTGCGCCGGGCGCTGCGCGGCGGCTAG
- a CDS encoding thiamine pyrophosphate-binding protein: MTTSGAETGTVAAAIAACVADLGIRRVYGLPGEDHLLLLHELELAGCTYVPARDESAACIMAAAESQATGLPGLAVVTLAPGITNALNGLASAFLDHVPLLVVSGQHDPDRRPLIVRQSLDSHALVAPVTKWRATIGGHVHQLLAKALDAAVAPPAGPVFLELPPSVARSPALDGAPDWRPLLAGTDRPGPPVAPPGALAPVREALGAARRPVVLVGGRCPPDAGPPIARLAAALRAPAFTTPAAKGTLRDGDPFLAGTFLNGNLEAALLERADVVLAVGLDAYDFFNGPWRYGATILAVEPDATSVQRVLPARYQVVGDPRTLCEDLLAGELAGASAWEPGDVAAYRAGVLERFSLDDEALTIPAAIVDARSLLPDDTIVTVDAGFGKPLHALLWAARCPNACFSSQGLSTMGYAIPAANALKLVWPQRTVVAFLGDGSLYLRASEIGVAAEQGVAPIYVVWSDACLSQIAVKQDRQSLRRVGVDVAASSCERIAAAFGGVGWDVDSRASFRDALREAMASRAPALIGARVDQRSRASWFELVRG, from the coding sequence GTGACGACCAGCGGTGCCGAGACCGGCACGGTCGCTGCGGCGATCGCGGCCTGCGTGGCGGACCTCGGCATCCGCCGCGTCTACGGCCTGCCCGGCGAGGACCACCTCCTCCTCCTCCACGAGCTCGAGCTCGCCGGCTGCACCTACGTGCCCGCGCGCGACGAGAGCGCGGCCTGCATCATGGCGGCCGCCGAGAGCCAGGCGACCGGGCTGCCCGGACTCGCCGTCGTCACCTTGGCCCCGGGCATCACGAACGCCCTGAACGGCCTGGCGAGCGCGTTCTTGGACCACGTCCCCCTCCTCGTCGTGAGCGGCCAGCACGACCCTGATCGCCGGCCGCTCATCGTGCGCCAGTCCCTCGATTCCCACGCGCTCGTCGCGCCGGTCACGAAGTGGCGGGCGACCATCGGGGGCCACGTCCACCAGCTCCTCGCGAAGGCGCTCGACGCCGCGGTCGCACCCCCCGCCGGCCCCGTCTTCCTGGAGCTCCCGCCGTCGGTGGCGCGCAGCCCGGCGCTCGATGGCGCGCCCGACTGGCGCCCCCTTCTCGCCGGCACCGACCGCCCCGGGCCGCCGGTGGCTCCGCCGGGCGCGCTCGCCCCGGTGCGCGAGGCGCTCGGCGCGGCGCGCCGACCGGTCGTCCTCGTCGGCGGCCGCTGCCCGCCCGACGCCGGTCCGCCGATCGCGCGCCTCGCGGCGGCGCTGCGCGCTCCGGCGTTCACGACGCCGGCGGCCAAGGGGACGCTGCGAGACGGCGACCCCTTCCTCGCCGGCACCTTCCTCAACGGCAACCTCGAGGCGGCGCTGCTCGAGCGAGCCGACGTCGTGCTCGCGGTGGGGCTCGACGCCTACGACTTCTTCAACGGCCCCTGGCGCTACGGCGCCACGATCCTCGCCGTCGAGCCCGACGCGACGAGCGTGCAGCGCGTCCTGCCCGCGCGCTACCAGGTCGTCGGGGACCCGCGGACGCTGTGCGAGGACCTCCTCGCCGGCGAGCTCGCCGGCGCGTCCGCGTGGGAGCCTGGCGACGTCGCCGCCTACCGTGCCGGCGTGCTCGAGCGGTTCTCGCTCGACGACGAGGCGCTCACGATCCCCGCGGCGATCGTCGACGCTCGCTCGCTGCTCCCCGACGACACCATCGTCACCGTCGATGCCGGCTTCGGCAAGCCCCTCCATGCGCTCCTGTGGGCGGCGCGCTGCCCCAACGCCTGCTTCAGCTCCCAGGGGCTGTCGACGATGGGCTACGCGATCCCGGCCGCCAACGCCCTCAAGCTCGTCTGGCCGCAGCGCACGGTCGTCGCCTTCCTCGGCGACGGATCCCTCTACCTGCGCGCGAGCGAGATCGGGGTCGCCGCCGAGCAGGGCGTGGCGCCGATCTACGTCGTGTGGTCCGACGCCTGCCTCTCGCAGATCGCGGTGAAGCAGGACCGTCAGTCGCTCAGGCGCGTCGGCGTCGACGTCGCCGCATCGTCCTGCGAGCGCATCGCAGCCGCCTTCGGCGGAGTCGGCTGGGACGTGGACAGCCGCGCCTCGTTCCGCGACGCGCTGCGCGAGGCGATGGCCTCGCGTGCCCCGGCGCTCATCGGCGCTCGGGTCGACCAGCGCTCGCGCGCGTCGTGGTTCGAGCTCGTCCGCGGCTGA
- a CDS encoding aldo/keto reductase, whose protein sequence is METRRIGSLEVSVLGLGCGSLGAMVDETGARAIVAAAREQGVTFFDLSDRQVAAEEWVGRAVRSSRDEVVLATKFGSRVAPGVEACAAPAHVRAAVDRSLRRLGTDRIDLYQLHRPDPATPIADTLGALAQLVAAGKVREIGCSKFSADQLLEAEAAASSGVRFVSVQNRLNLLEPGDAQSVLPVCERLGIAYVPYCPLAGGLLTGKYERGRPPPAGTRFAEWDRWRARVPEWLTAENFDRLDRLAAWAREHGRSLVELAFAFLLAHRPVATVIAGASSPAHVERNAAACGSWHLEPDELAELELLAG, encoded by the coding sequence GTGGAGACGAGGCGCATCGGTTCGCTCGAGGTCTCCGTCCTCGGGCTCGGCTGCGGCAGCCTCGGCGCGATGGTCGACGAGACGGGCGCGAGGGCCATCGTTGCCGCCGCGCGCGAGCAGGGGGTCACCTTCTTCGACCTCTCGGACCGCCAGGTAGCGGCCGAGGAGTGGGTGGGGCGAGCCGTCCGGTCCTCGCGCGACGAGGTGGTGCTCGCGACGAAGTTCGGCTCCCGCGTTGCACCCGGTGTCGAGGCGTGCGCGGCGCCGGCCCACGTGCGTGCCGCCGTCGACCGGAGCCTGCGGCGACTCGGCACCGACCGGATCGACCTCTACCAGCTGCACCGTCCCGATCCGGCCACGCCCATCGCCGACACGCTCGGCGCCCTCGCGCAGCTCGTCGCTGCTGGCAAGGTCCGTGAGATCGGGTGCTCGAAGTTCTCCGCGGACCAGCTGCTCGAGGCGGAGGCGGCCGCCTCGAGCGGCGTGCGCTTCGTCAGCGTGCAGAACCGCCTCAACCTCCTCGAACCCGGCGACGCGCAGAGCGTGCTGCCTGTCTGCGAGCGGCTCGGGATCGCCTACGTCCCGTACTGCCCGCTTGCGGGCGGGCTGCTCACGGGCAAGTACGAGCGCGGCCGGCCCCCACCGGCGGGGACGCGCTTCGCCGAGTGGGACCGCTGGCGCGCCCGGGTGCCCGAGTGGCTGACGGCGGAGAACTTCGATCGCCTCGACCGCCTCGCCGCCTGGGCACGCGAGCACGGCCGCAGCCTCGTCGAGCTCGCCTTCGCCTTCCTGCTCGCGCACCGGCCGGTCGCGACGGTGATCGCCGGCGCGTCGAGCCCGGCGCACGTCGAGCGGAACGCGGCAGCCTGCGGGTCCTGGCACCTCGAGCCGGACGAGCTCGCCGAGCTCGAGCTCCTCGCGGGCTGA
- a CDS encoding SDR family NAD(P)-dependent oxidoreductase — MPRPSRAGTGLATPAALGEWSTTTDVVRSVDLTGRRAIVTGATAGLGLESARALAAAGARVVLAGRDPGRLARAEEEIERAAPGALVDALVCDLASLASVRRATEEVRASGEALDLLVNNAGVTPRSLGPVTEAPRTLEGFELSLGTNHLGHFLLTCRLAPLLLEHGARVINVGSGAHRDSSMRWEDPHYLRRPYDVREAYGQSKTANALFTLGLERRLGNRGVHAFTVRPGATSPGASNERPELVEAASRDKRRYPVEVAAATTVWACTAPELDAHGAAYLYRCRVVAEPGAPGSADDHAPWIFDEDAAERLWAWSEEQVGEHFALGAPR; from the coding sequence ATGCCTAGACCCTCGCGCGCTGGCACCGGGCTGGCGACGCCCGCTGCGCTCGGCGAGTGGTCGACGACGACGGACGTCGTGCGCAGCGTCGACCTCACGGGCCGGCGGGCCATCGTGACCGGCGCCACCGCGGGGCTCGGCCTGGAGAGCGCGCGGGCGCTCGCGGCCGCCGGGGCACGCGTCGTGCTGGCTGGACGCGACCCGGGGCGGCTCGCGCGCGCCGAGGAGGAGATCGAGCGCGCCGCGCCCGGTGCGCTCGTCGACGCGCTGGTCTGCGACCTCGCCTCGCTCGCGAGCGTCCGTCGTGCCACCGAGGAGGTGCGCGCGAGCGGCGAGGCGCTCGACCTGCTCGTGAACAACGCCGGCGTCACCCCCCGCTCGCTCGGGCCGGTGACCGAGGCCCCGCGCACGCTCGAGGGCTTCGAGCTCAGCCTCGGCACGAACCACCTCGGCCACTTCCTCCTCACCTGTCGGCTCGCGCCGCTCCTCCTCGAGCACGGCGCCCGGGTCATCAACGTGGGCTCGGGCGCCCACCGCGACTCCTCGATGCGCTGGGAGGACCCCCACTACCTGCGCCGCCCCTACGACGTACGCGAGGCCTACGGGCAGTCGAAGACGGCGAACGCGCTCTTCACCCTCGGTCTCGAGCGGCGGCTCGGGAACCGGGGAGTCCACGCCTTCACCGTTCGCCCCGGAGCCACCTCCCCGGGCGCGAGCAACGAGCGGCCCGAGCTCGTCGAGGCGGCGAGTCGAGACAAGCGCCGCTACCCGGTGGAGGTCGCGGCCGCGACGACGGTGTGGGCGTGCACGGCGCCCGAGCTCGACGCGCACGGCGCCGCCTACCTCTACCGCTGCCGCGTCGTCGCCGAGCCGGGGGCGCCAGGGTCGGCAGACGACCACGCGCCGTGGATCTTCGACGAGGACGCCGCCGAGCGCCTGTGGGCGTGGTCCGAGGAGCAGGTCGGCGAGCACTTCGCGCTCGGCGCCCCGCGATGA
- a CDS encoding MmgE/PrpD family protein, translating to MDATTRRLVDYTLGFAWADLTESARDLAVRHLADSLACAIAGYFTEPAQAAVRVASRVGSDTPVTVLGAGITSAPAYGAFANTVMVRALDWNDGMLARGGGHPSDLVAGLLAAAEVVGASGVELLEAMTLSYEVLGALGNAAPVHERGWDQGTFMGVAAALGIGRLYGLSADQLANAVSISIVPAIPLMVTRRGELSHWKGAATAAAILNATNAVALAREGFTGPSEPFEGRHGVIEQVSGPLELSLPVYPDGPRVVELSHLKAYPAETHAQGLLGIVPEIRAWTAIEEIASVEVEAYRIVYSEIGSHPSVWDPKTRETADHSLPYLLAVAMVDGEVTLDSFRPERIADPALRPLMAKIRIVEDPALTANYRPPGLEIAGNPCVRITIRKTTGETFAREVTFPKGHFRNPLTREDIDAKLQKICAGVVKDDVRDEIRAALWEVARAPDVRGLLALLGSFAADGAARGTR from the coding sequence ATGGACGCCACGACGCGCCGACTGGTCGACTACACCCTCGGGTTTGCGTGGGCGGACCTGACAGAGTCCGCGCGCGACCTCGCCGTTCGTCACCTCGCCGACTCGCTCGCCTGCGCGATCGCGGGCTACTTCACCGAGCCGGCGCAGGCCGCGGTGCGCGTCGCGTCACGCGTCGGCAGCGACACGCCGGTGACCGTGCTGGGCGCGGGCATCACCTCGGCACCTGCCTACGGCGCCTTCGCCAACACCGTGATGGTTCGCGCGCTCGACTGGAACGACGGCATGCTCGCTCGAGGCGGCGGACACCCGAGCGACCTCGTCGCCGGGCTCCTCGCCGCGGCCGAGGTCGTCGGGGCCTCAGGCGTCGAGCTCCTCGAGGCGATGACGCTCTCCTACGAGGTCCTCGGCGCCCTCGGCAACGCCGCGCCCGTCCACGAACGCGGCTGGGACCAGGGCACCTTCATGGGGGTGGCCGCCGCCCTCGGCATCGGCCGGCTCTACGGCCTCAGTGCGGACCAGCTCGCCAACGCCGTGTCGATCTCGATCGTCCCGGCGATCCCGCTCATGGTGACGCGTCGCGGCGAGCTCTCGCACTGGAAGGGCGCGGCCACCGCCGCGGCGATCCTCAACGCGACGAACGCCGTTGCGCTGGCGCGCGAGGGCTTCACCGGGCCCAGCGAGCCCTTCGAGGGGCGCCACGGCGTCATCGAGCAGGTTTCGGGCCCCCTTGAGCTGTCCCTGCCCGTCTACCCGGACGGACCACGGGTCGTCGAGCTCTCGCACCTGAAGGCGTACCCCGCCGAGACCCACGCGCAGGGCCTGCTCGGCATCGTCCCCGAGATCCGCGCCTGGACGGCGATCGAGGAGATCGCCTCCGTCGAGGTCGAGGCCTACCGCATCGTCTACAGCGAGATCGGCTCGCACCCGAGTGTGTGGGACCCCAAGACGCGCGAGACGGCCGACCACAGCCTCCCCTACCTCCTCGCCGTCGCGATGGTCGACGGCGAGGTCACCCTGGACTCCTTCCGCCCCGAGCGCATCGCGGACCCGGCGCTGCGCCCCCTGATGGCGAAGATCAGGATCGTCGAGGACCCCGCACTCACCGCCAACTACCGGCCGCCCGGGCTCGAGATCGCCGGGAACCCCTGCGTCCGGATCACGATCCGGAAGACGACGGGAGAGACCTTCGCGCGCGAGGTCACCTTCCCGAAGGGCCACTTCCGCAACCCACTCACACGCGAGGACATCGACGCCAAGCTGCAGAAGATCTGCGCCGGCGTCGTGAAGGACGACGTGCGCGACGAGATCAGAGCCGCGCTCTGGGAGGTCGCGCGCGCACCCGACGTGCGCGGCCTCCTCGCCCTCCTCGGCAGCTTCGCCGCCGACGGTGCGGCGCGCGGCACACGATGA